The following are encoded together in the Bradyrhizobium sp. CCGUVB1N3 genome:
- a CDS encoding DUF1376 domain-containing protein, with protein MVTFYKHHIPDWMDGTEDLDDGPYRAYHVVCQLIYLNEGPITLHEKGIAGRCHQHVLAFRKNLRVLIDAGKLQLIDGRLHNNRAATELESVVDHRATSARGGRGSAGVAKGSARGSAEVRDRFDAGPPNNTLKNNDQATVPLFDQQQHKTREEKTREEKTRKECSDLSESAPDGAGIQETRVLGNYDFVSDDGSVLILADEFEQLQAELPSIKNIRGVVRHACRTWLDTFEPSERKDGLLRWLRKKHAENGQRQSSVKREDAKEAARRAVEADIERRKQADKALAVRERLAQERQQRREANHAQAGPGGELAPPHPHGSH; from the coding sequence ATGGTGACGTTCTACAAGCACCACATTCCCGATTGGATGGACGGCACCGAAGACCTCGATGACGGCCCTTATCGCGCCTATCACGTCGTCTGCCAGCTGATCTACCTCAACGAGGGACCGATCACGCTGCACGAAAAGGGAATCGCTGGCCGCTGCCACCAGCACGTTCTCGCGTTTCGGAAGAACCTTCGGGTCCTGATCGACGCCGGAAAGCTGCAGCTGATCGACGGCAGACTCCACAACAACCGCGCTGCAACCGAGCTTGAATCTGTCGTCGACCACCGGGCAACCTCGGCCAGAGGTGGTAGGGGTTCGGCCGGGGTTGCCAAGGGGTCCGCGAGGGGTTCGGCAGAGGTTCGCGATAGGTTTGATGCTGGTCCGCCGAATAACACGTTGAAAAATAACGATCAGGCAACAGTACCACTGTTCGACCAGCAACAGCATAAGACTAGAGAAGAGAAGACTAGAGAAGAGAAGACTAGAAAAGAATGCAGCGATCTCTCTGAATCCGCGCCTGACGGCGCGGGAATTCAAGAAACCAGGGTCCTCGGGAACTACGACTTCGTCTCCGACGACGGATCGGTCTTGATCCTCGCCGACGAATTCGAACAGCTCCAAGCCGAACTGCCATCGATCAAAAACATTCGCGGCGTGGTTCGCCACGCGTGCCGGACGTGGCTGGATACTTTCGAGCCTAGTGAGCGCAAGGACGGGCTGCTGCGCTGGCTTCGCAAGAAGCACGCCGAAAACGGGCAGCGGCAATCATCAGTCAAACGCGAAGACGCCAAGGAGGCCGCGCGCCGCGCGGTCGAGGCGGACATCGAGCGCCGCAAGCAGGCGGACAAGGCGCTCGCTGTGCGCGAGCGGCTTGCGCAAGAACGGCAACAGCGAAGGGAGGCGAACCATGCACAAGCCGGACCCGGAGGAGAACTGGCACCTCCTCACCCGCACGGGAGCCACTAA